One Coregonus clupeaformis isolate EN_2021a unplaced genomic scaffold, ASM2061545v1 scaf1417, whole genome shotgun sequence genomic region harbors:
- the LOC121555300 gene encoding transcription factor Spi-C-like, producing the protein MSSLDNDINQHFQDAIDVIQWHSDNPYCDTEYKYFEPPMRPSIMCSYPITHPSDVPGPYDWNEQTSWPHVVPDDSLGPSGTVEYPQFYSIAPPPRNGKGRKKMRLYEYLHESLGDPNMADSIQWTDRGSSTFHFISKNKEKLAECWGKRKGNRKTMTYQKMARALRNYSRTGEIVKVRRKLTYQFNPLIIQRLGGISHVIPPAGHPGAGHPGREVLLHQQHAPAEQVYYGCASAPDWHSWYGHYSLQGDCDLATSFTSSTVTKM; encoded by the exons ATG AGCTCCCTGGATAATGACATCAACCAGCACTTCCAGGATGCAATTGATGTGATTCAATGGCACTCTGACAATCCGTATTGTGATACAG AGTACAAGTACTTTGAGCCTCCAATGCGACCGAGCATAATGTGCTCCTACCCCATCACACACCCGTCTGATGTGCCAGGCCCATATGACTGGAATGAGCAAACG TCATGGCCTCATGTTGTTCCTGACGACTCACTGGGTCCATCTGGAACCGTGGAGTACCCCCAGTTCTACTCCATCGCACCGCCACCGAGGAACGGCAAAG GTCGCAAGAAGATGCGTCTTTATGAGTACCTGCATGAGTCTCTGGGCGATCCCAACATGGCTGACTCCATCCAGTGGACAGACCGTGGCAGCAGCACCTTCCACTTCATCTCCAAGAACAAAGAGAAGTTGGCCGAGTGCTGGGGCAAGCGCAAGGGCAACCGCAAGACAATGACCTATCAGAAGATGGCAAGGGCGCTGCGCAACTACAGCCGAACGGGCGAGATCGTAAAGGTGCGCCGCAAACTCACCTACCAGTTCAACCCGTTGATCATCCAGAGGCTTGGGGGCATCAGTCACGTCATTCCCCCCGCCGGGCACCCCGGGGCTGGTCACCCTGGGCGGGAGGTGCTCCTCCACCAGCAGCATGCCCCAGCTGAACAGGTCTACTATGGCTGTGCTTCTGCACCTGACTGGCACAGCTGGTATGGACATTACTCCCTCCAGGGAGACTGTGATCTTGCCACAAGCTTCACTTCATCCACAGTCACCAAGATGTGA